cctcccccctcagcatACAGAAAGCAAGGTATTCAGTAAGCAATCTTTATTCAGATAGCAGTAACGTTGCTCGGAGTGAAAGGCTCAAGGGAAAATCCATAATATTCCGAGTTGACCTGGAGTTATTTACATGAGCAATTATGGAAGTAAGCCTCCTAACACGGAAATAGCCTTCTGTACTCCTCACACTTGTGGCCAGAGTCGTTTGTCATTTGTACGTTGCACTGGGTACGCTCGGCCTTGAAACGCTTCTGACGAGGCTCAGATTCCGACACTGACGGTATAGACACGCATTTGGCATGAACAAGCACATTTAGACAAGAATGGTCGAGATGATGCTACAATGTAgtagataaatgaaaacagtggtggGCAAATGGCATCGTAAGAGTGACTGACGTGTGCTAATCACAAAGGCGGAATagatacaagtacaataaatagtaaaactgttcagttttactgagTCTGTGGAAGCGACAGCAATAAAGTGTCGCAGTGCGAGATGGACTACCGGCCGTTGTGTAATCTGATGGCTTGAAggtaaaagctgttttatttattttttttttttttaagcctggTTGTGACTGGATGCAACGGTAGCGTCAGCCAGACGGCAGTGTCACAGACAGGCGGTTAGCTAGGCGAGTGCGGGTCTTTCTCAGAGGGCACGTTTGGTTAATGTCCTGTGGAGTTGGAAGTGTATTTCCAGCGATGAGTTCAGCTGTTCTCACCACTCTCTGAAGAGCAGCTTCCGTACCATATAGCGATGCAGCCGGTCAGAATGCTCTCTATGGAGTAGGCTAGAAGTTTGACATGGTGCCAGACCTCTTAAGCTTCCACAGGAAGTACAGATGCCAATGGGCTGCGCTCAGTGTGTCCATGGGAAGGCTCCAGGAGAGATCCTTGGAGATGTGTGTACCAAGCAACTTGTAGCTCTTACCTCTCCAGCCCATTGATGTGAATAGGAGTGCGATGTCCATCACTGACTTTCTGTAGTCCACAGTGATCTCCTTGGGCTTATAGACAGATTATGACACCATCATGAAAGTGATCTGAGCACTCCTTAGGATGTTCTGTCACCAGTGGTGACAGAACATCCTAGGAtggttgtgtcatcagcaaattggATGAAGCCATGCTTAGAACAGCAATATGTGACCAGGGAATACAAGAAGGGACTGACCACATGGTGTTGCATTCAGAGAGTGTTCTAGTTATAGCTGTCCTGGGTCTTCATTTTAGTCCCACAGAAGCCTTTCTGTGACAGGATGTACTTTTGCTTAGAGATTTCAATTTTATCTATTCTTCCCACCCCACCATCTTTCAGTTTATACAAGGatgttgttttactgaaaaaacaacagtagGGTCAGTCCATTGCTCAAAGAGGTGCTACAATCTCTGGTTCTACTAATCATAGCTTTTTTAGCACCCTTAGACATTGCTGATTTTGGCATTATCCATTAAAGCATTTGACTGCTGTAGCAGTCAAGTAGGAGGGGCTTAACCTCAGAACAAAGtcaaatgaagctttttttttgttaaaatgctttattcTGAATAATCAGCACAAAAAAGGACAAGTTTTGAAACTATACACAACTGCATGAGCCTTAAGTTCAGGCAGTAAAGAAAGATCCTTTCAGACAtacactgcagagctgttgcCTGGTATAGTTTCCCCCCAGAAGCAGCTATCCTCATGACCTGGCTAGTAGTGATCCTGAATAGCGATGGGTCCAGCAACAGCTTTTCCTTTGAAATCTGGAAGGAAAAGGATCATTTAGCCCAAACCCAAGTAAATGAGTTGTCTGTCAATTCAAACCAGTCTTACCTGCTACACTTCTTCCCTTCACATTACAGCTTGTGTCACAACAGCCACATACTTGGTCATCGCCATCTGCAGATTCCCACCTATGAACAGGAAACCACTGACGTTCTGTAGCATCTACAACAGAACTACTGACATTCAACTGAACTGACCTATCTGCCAACACAGAATAGGAACAAGCCTTGTGCTGGGGATCAGGTCTTTTGGAAGCCATGGTTGCTTTCAGAATGCATGTGATGTAGATCTGGGGGGGAGAAAGGCTGGACTGCATGACAGGTTCCATAAACACTCCCAGATGAAATATGCCAAGCCCGCTTTACATTCAGTCAACGATGACCGCCATGTACTCACAGAGCTCCTGGTCTCCTGCGAGAACCTAAAGGCATCCAGTTGCATTTGGAGTTTGTTGACCTGCTTCCTGGGGAGGAACTGGGAGCGGGATGCAGTCACCTTGGCATCAGTCAGGCATCTGAGTACATTAGATATTTGTCATGATCAGACTACATGTAGTCTGTAACACATGCAGgactagagggggaagggaataGTTTCGTtggtcaaaaagaaaaaaactgcatcataGTTATTGCTACTCAAGTTCATTCAGCTCCATATCCTGGAGGAGCTTCCCTCCCATGTACAATGAGACATCCAGCTTCTGGCTTTTGTTCCAGAACATGTTCATGtggatatttataaattttatccACATATGAATATTAACTGATGTTACCCAGAACACCAGTCTCCTTGAAACAGGAAGGCTCATGGGGAACTTGACAGTGCTGTCAGCACTGGACAAGACATACTTGCATGCAGCTACTCACCCATAGTTCCCCACAAAGGCATATCTGGGGACAGATGTCACATCAGGTTCCAAGGTGGCAACACAGCTGTCCACAAACAGCCGCAAAGGCTGATGGTTggccacaactacagaagcttcTATGTTCAGGATGTCTCCCAGAAAGTAGATGTTTGAAGCCCTCTCCAGTTCCCAGTTGTCTAGAGAAGAGACAGGAACCATTTTGACACACAGGCAGACGCGCACACAAATTTAAGACAGACAGACCATTTTACCCACCGGTCATGAACTGGAGCGAGAACACCAAACGCTCCTCAgcggacagagcagcagagaaggGTACCCATGATGGCATCACAGCATTGCTGCTCACATTGATCCTCCTACAAATAGGAAGCAGTAGCTAATGGCAGGGTACAGCAAGTCCAGCATTAGTCCTTATGGATGGAGCTGCTCGGGTGTAGTTActcattttcagcaaatttgGCTATACATATAGCCAAAGGAAGTGTCTTCTAGTTCTCATTAGAACTGACCCACATCTCACCTCAAGTAATGACACTCAATATTAATCACCGCACCATGAGACCGCACAATAGGGGTGGAACCGAGTCCCTCGGGCACATACACCAATGTGAAAGTGTAGATCAGGGAATTGGTCATCTGCATAGGAAAGAAAAGGCTCATTTACCAAGTGTAAACCCAtcctgaaaagaaaggaagaattcAGGAGGTCCCATACCGTCATCAGCGTACTTCCACAGCCATGTAGCTCTGACACAAACAGCAGAACCCCTCTGGAGGGATCCCGTCCAACTGGCACACAACCTCCCAGGGTGATTTCTGAGGGCTGGATGAGCTGGCCATTACTCAGCATGTCCTGCTGCACCTCTACCACAACCGAGTCTTCCCTGCATTCAACCTTCACACCAGAGGGAGCAGCAAGCCACTGGGGTTTCACAGCAGGTGGAACCTGGGCTGGTGGCTGCACCAGGGAAACTGGtacagaaggctggctgtatGGCAGCACAAACACTGGCTCAACTGGTAGAGCCAAGTTAGAATTCTGTGCCAGGGGATCCAACTGCATTAGCCTCATTGAAGAAAGCTGCTGAGAAGACACTCCTTGGGGTAGCTGGAGAGAAGGGGACCTTTGATGTACTTCACTTGCTACCAGAGAAGACTGTTTCTGGGCAGCTTGCTGGACTGGCTGCAGCAAAGACTCCTGACTTGACAGCTGGGAAAAAGAGCCCACCTGGGAAGCTTGGCCATcacacaaacaaaccaacaaCAGATGCACTACAAGGCAATAGAGTAAGGCCATTGTGGGAGTGCTAATAACAAAAGACTCATGATAGCAGGGGGTCTTCCAACCAATTTTATACCAAACAGAAGAGCCGTTGCTTTTCCAACAGCTGAACCGAAATACGATTTGACAAATTTCGTTCCATCCCTGAAGCCTTACCTAATCGTTTCattgattgatttttaattgCCTTCAATTgcctgttcaggttctccacTGTTCAACAACGCTAAATGTCCAGGATGTCTTTCAGAAGATACATGTTGGAAGCCGTCTAAAGTTGCCAGTCATCTATGCAGGAGAGAAGCTCCACCTTGGTGAACCAGACTTGCAGGCAAAGAAAATAGTCCTTGTTGAGACATAGGCTGCATCCTGATTGGAGAACTATTTGTGGTAGCTGAATGAATGGGTTTTTCCCAGGGACCCTCTCCATTACACAAGCAGTGAACAAGTACAATCATCACAAGACTCTGCTGTGATCTCGTTGTACCACTTCGGGCAACCAAACCACCTGCTCTTTTAACAATGTTTTATGTCATACAGATTTTCCTCAAATAGGCCAAACCTCttccagttttaaaagtttcaatGATTTCTTAAAGTCGCTGGAttgccttttttcaaaaaatgtaagcattttTCCCAGCATCTTGATTTACATGCAATGGGTGGTTTGTGCACCATCTGTTAACTGCCTGGTCAAACTTAACAGTCAGCTAGCTGTTGAGCCTACCTATTTAGCAATTGTTATTGAACTGAAGACATTGTGGTCTCACTTTGCATGTTTAGAATTCTATATAATAAAGGTTacctgaaatttcttttttctattcatGTGACAATGGCACTAAAATCAGTGTATTCTAAAAATGTTAGTGATGGTAGTGTTTGCTATGTGTAACTCTTGACAGTACTAGTGCAATGACTACTGCAAGCAGTTTTCAACATAGGAATTAGCCAAATCAACAGCAATAGTTTAGGTCTTATACGAATGGATCAATTCATGAGGGgctttttctggaacaaatttCATAAGGGTGTGGGGGGAGACCATTTGCTTTGCGAGTGTAGCAGTAAAAGTCTTGAGTAGCACATTGGCCTAGATGTTGGGTACTGCTGAGATGTAGCCTCTAGAGATGAAGAAGCTTCTGAAACTTGCTTCTCCGAGCAATGGAGTTGGAGTGACGCTGCACCCTGCCCCCCATATTTTTGCTGCAGTATCTGTAGTAGGTTTGTGTCCAGAAATTTCCTATCCACATAGGAGAGCTGAACAACTGAAACTGCCATCCAAGGCCAGTTGTTCAGTTTACATGCCATTTAACTATGACTTATGTGCCATTCCAATAGGCTCTTGCaacatcccctcccccctcagcatACAGAAAGCAAGGTATTCAGTAAGCAATCTTTATTCAGATAGCAGTAACGTTGCTCGGAGTGAAAGGCTCAAGGGAAAATCCATAATATTCCGAGTTGACCTGGAGTTATTTACATGAGCAATTATGGAAGTAAGCCTCCTAACACGGAAATAGCCTTCTGTACTCCTCACACTTGTGCCCAGAGTCGTTTGTCATTTGTACGTTGCACTGGGTACGCTCGGCCTTGAAACGCTTCTGACGAGGCTCAGATTCCGACACTGACGGTATAGGACACGCATTTGGCATGAACAAGCACATTTAGACAAGAATGGTCGAGATGATGCTACAATGTAGTAGataatgaaaacagtggtgGGCAAATGGCATCGTAAGAGTGACTGACGTGTGCTAATCACAAAGGCGGAATAGATACAAGTACAATAACATAGTAAAACTGTTCAGTTTACTGAGTCTGTGGAAGCGACAGCAATAAAGTGTCGCAGTGGCGAGATGGACTACCGGCCGTTGTGTAATCTGATGGCTTTGaaggtaaaagctgtttttatttattttttatttttttaagcctGGTTGTGACTGGATGCAACGGTAGCGTCAGCCAGACGGCAGTGTCACAGACAGGCGGTTAGCTAGGCGAGTGCGGTCTTTCTCAGAGGGCACGTTTGGTTAATGNNNNNNNNNNNNNNNNNNNNNNNNNNNNNNNNNNNNNNNNNNNNNNNNNNNNNNNNNNNNNNNNNNNNNNNNNNNNNNNNNNNNNNNNNNNNNNNNNNNNGTTCCACCCTATTGTGCGGTCTCATGGTGCGGTGATTAATATTGAGTGTCATTACTTGAGGTGAGATGTGGGTCAGTTCTAATGAGAACTAGAAGACACTTCCTTTGGCTATATGTATAGCcaaatttgctgaaaatgagTAAC
Above is a genomic segment from Scleropages formosus chromosome 5, fSclFor1.1, whole genome shotgun sequence containing:
- the LOC114910555 gene encoding zona pellucida sperm-binding protein 3-like isoform X1, giving the protein MRLMQLDPLAQNSNLALPVEPVFVLPYSQPSVPVSLVQPPAQVPPAVKPQWLAAPSGVKVECREDSVVVEVQQDMLSNGQLIQPSEITLGGCVPVGRDPSRGVLLFVSELHGCGSTLMTMTNSLIYTFTLVYVPEGLGSTPIVRSHGAVINIECHYLRRINVSSNAVMPSWVPFSAALSAEERLVFSLQFMTDNWELERASNIYFLGDILNIEASVVVANHQPLRLFVDSCVATLEPDVTSVPRYAFVGNYGCLTDAKVTASRSQFLPRKQVNKLQMQLDAFRFSQETRSSIYITCILKATMASKRPDPQHKACSYSVLADRSVQLNVSSSVVDATERQWFPVHRWESADGDDQVCGCCDTSCNVKGRSVADFKGKAVAGPIAIQDHY
- the LOC114910555 gene encoding zona pellucida sperm-binding protein 3-like isoform X2; this encodes MRLMQLDPLAQNSNLALPVEPVFVLPYSQPSVPVSLVQPPAQVPPAVKPQWLAAPSGVKVECREDSVVVEVQQDMLSNGQLIQPSEITLGGCVPVGRDPSRGVLLFVSELHGCGSTLMTMTNSLIYTFTLVYVPEGLGSTPIVRSHGAVINIECHYLRRINVSSNAVMPSWVPFSAALSAEERLVFSLQFMTDNWELERASNIYFLGDILNIEASVVVANHQPLRLFVDSCVATLEPDVTSVPRYAFVGNYGCLTDAKVTASRSQFLPRKQVNKLQMQLDAFRFSQETRSSIYITCILKATMASKRPDPQHKACSYSVLADRWESADGDDQVCGCCDTSCNVKGRSVADFKGKAVAGPIAIQDHY